The Sporomusa termitida genome has a window encoding:
- the rfbB gene encoding dTDP-glucose 4,6-dehydratase translates to MQTLLVTGGAGFIGSNFVHYIMENTGCHIINLDKLTYAGNLTNLKSLHHQPRHTFVKGSIEDRTLLRQLLEQYRPDGVVHLAAESHVDRSINGPRTFIQTNIVGTFELLECVRDYWSNLDPDKKTSFRFLHISTDEVYGSLGAEGYFTEATRYAPNSPYSASKAASDHLVRAYFHTYGLPVLITNCSNNYGPYQFPEKLIPLIILTALAGQPLPVYGDGSNIRDWLYVQDHCSAILKVLTCGRPGEVYNVGGNNEQTNLQVAQAICHLLNTMKPGGNRDDFCELITFVKDRPGHDQRYAIDASKLQTELGWAPRESFATGLAKTVGWYLANLKWCEAITTGSYRGERLGLINGQGCEG, encoded by the coding sequence TTGCAGACATTGCTTGTTACAGGCGGGGCTGGTTTCATTGGCAGTAATTTTGTTCATTATATTATGGAAAATACCGGCTGCCACATTATCAATCTTGATAAACTGACTTATGCGGGTAATCTGACCAATTTGAAATCACTGCACCATCAGCCACGCCATACTTTTGTTAAAGGATCTATTGAGGACCGGACCTTGTTGCGGCAATTGCTTGAGCAATACCGGCCGGACGGGGTTGTCCACCTTGCTGCCGAATCCCATGTGGACCGGTCGATTAACGGTCCGCGAACATTTATCCAGACAAATATCGTCGGGACCTTTGAATTGCTGGAGTGTGTGCGTGATTACTGGTCTAATCTGGATCCGGACAAGAAAACATCGTTTCGTTTTCTCCATATATCCACTGATGAAGTTTACGGCTCATTAGGGGCGGAAGGATATTTTACTGAAGCAACCAGGTATGCACCTAATTCGCCCTATTCGGCTTCAAAGGCTGCGTCGGATCATCTGGTGCGGGCTTACTTTCATACCTATGGTCTGCCTGTTTTGATAACCAATTGCTCAAATAATTACGGACCGTATCAATTCCCTGAAAAACTTATTCCTTTAATCATCCTTACGGCACTCGCAGGCCAGCCGCTGCCTGTTTATGGTGATGGCAGCAATATCAGGGATTGGCTCTATGTACAGGATCATTGCAGTGCCATACTGAAAGTGCTGACCTGTGGACGCCCTGGTGAAGTCTATAATGTCGGTGGTAATAACGAGCAGACTAATCTGCAGGTAGCTCAGGCAATTTGCCATTTGCTGAACACAATGAAACCTGGCGGGAACAGGGACGATTTCTGTGAACTCATAACTTTTGTTAAAGACCGCCCCGGTCATGACCAGCGCTATGCCATTGATGCTTCTAAACTGCAGACTGAGCTCGGGTGGGCTCCACGGGAATCTTTTGCCACCGGACTCGCCAAGACAGTTGGGTGGTATTTAGCTAATCTGAAGTGGTGTGAAGCAATTACAACAGGCAGTTATCGTGGTGAGCGTCTGGGGCTTATTAACGGTCAGGGGTGTGAGGGATGA
- a CDS encoding energy-coupling factor ABC transporter ATP-binding protein produces MSHHIVELTDVTYTYPDRTEALRGLSVRITHGESVAIVGANGSGKTTLLSHLIGVLLPTSGTVNIGGYPVTKQTLPHVRRAVGMVFQNSDDQLFMPTVYDDVAFGPLNLGFPPAEVDARVTAALNTVGAWPLKDRTPYRLSGGQKRAVAIAAVIAMDPSILVMDEPTAGLDPLARRQLINLLKTFTHTKIIATHDLDLVLDLCPRTVVIGAGTVLADGPTLDVFNNQDLLNQAHLEKPFRMQGCPVCCPS; encoded by the coding sequence ATGAGCCATCATATCGTTGAACTAACAGATGTGACCTACACTTATCCGGACCGGACGGAAGCGTTACGCGGCTTGTCGGTACGCATTACTCATGGGGAATCGGTTGCCATTGTTGGCGCCAATGGGTCAGGAAAAACCACGCTTTTATCCCACCTGATCGGAGTACTTTTGCCCACTTCCGGAACAGTAAATATTGGCGGTTATCCGGTCACTAAACAAACATTGCCGCATGTACGCCGGGCAGTCGGCATGGTTTTTCAGAATTCTGATGATCAGCTGTTTATGCCTACAGTGTATGATGATGTGGCATTTGGACCATTAAACCTGGGATTTCCTCCGGCTGAAGTGGATGCCCGGGTAACCGCCGCCCTAAACACGGTAGGAGCTTGGCCGCTTAAGGACCGTACTCCTTACCGGCTGTCAGGCGGTCAGAAACGGGCGGTCGCGATTGCAGCTGTTATCGCAATGGACCCGTCTATCTTAGTAATGGACGAGCCTACAGCCGGACTTGATCCACTGGCCCGCCGTCAATTAATTAATCTGCTCAAAACCTTTACACACACCAAGATTATAGCCACCCACGACCTGGATTTAGTATTGGATCTATGCCCCCGTACAGTAGTTATCGGCGCCGGCACGGTGCTTGCCGACGGGCCTACTCTGGATGTTTTTAACAACCAGGACCTTCTTAACCAAGCGCACCTGGAGAAACCTTTCCGAATGCAAGGCTGTCCGGTTTGTTGCCCCTCATAG
- a CDS encoding energy-coupling factor ABC transporter permease: MHMADALISPAVGGVMWAATAGLAAYAAKKVQSELDDRKVPLMGVLGAFVFAAQMINFSIPGTGSSGHLCGGLLLAILLGPQAAALTIASILTIQCLFFADGGLLALGANIFNMGFVACFIAYPLIYKPLTANSPSQGRIFFASLLAAVIGLQLGAFGVVLATLFSGISELPFSAFVLLMQPIHLAIGLVEGLITAVIVLFIMKESPEILQKTALGQPLGPIPVKNVFITLLIAAVLTSGALSWFASANPDGLEWSITNVTGAPELNVPAGIHSFFAEIQEKTAFLPGYNVKPPAEETAAASVGVNAVETEETAAWPAVDSGTSLAGLIGSVMTLALAYIIGKGLQRFAR, encoded by the coding sequence ATGCATATGGCAGACGCATTAATCTCCCCGGCAGTCGGCGGGGTCATGTGGGCAGCAACAGCCGGTTTGGCTGCTTATGCCGCAAAAAAAGTCCAAAGCGAGCTTGATGATCGCAAGGTTCCCTTAATGGGAGTACTGGGAGCTTTCGTATTTGCAGCGCAAATGATTAATTTTTCAATTCCGGGAACCGGTTCCAGCGGCCACTTGTGCGGGGGGCTCCTGCTGGCCATTTTGCTCGGGCCACAGGCTGCCGCCTTAACGATCGCGTCAATCTTAACAATTCAGTGCTTGTTTTTTGCCGATGGTGGTCTGCTGGCCCTTGGTGCCAATATCTTTAATATGGGTTTTGTCGCCTGCTTTATCGCCTACCCTTTGATCTACAAACCATTAACGGCCAACAGCCCCTCACAGGGACGGATATTTTTTGCTTCCCTATTGGCAGCCGTCATTGGCCTGCAATTAGGTGCCTTCGGGGTTGTGCTGGCAACACTCTTCTCCGGAATTTCAGAGTTGCCCTTCTCGGCCTTCGTACTCCTCATGCAGCCTATCCACTTAGCAATCGGGTTAGTGGAAGGACTGATTACAGCGGTTATTGTTTTATTTATTATGAAAGAATCACCGGAAATTCTGCAGAAAACGGCACTGGGACAGCCATTGGGCCCTATTCCCGTCAAAAATGTTTTTATTACTCTGTTAATTGCCGCCGTACTCACCAGTGGGGCGTTAAGCTGGTTCGCCTCCGCCAACCCGGATGGGCTGGAATGGTCAATTACCAATGTAACCGGCGCACCTGAATTAAATGTCCCGGCAGGAATTCACAGTTTCTTTGCCGAAATACAGGAAAAAACCGCCTTTCTGCCTGGTTATAACGTTAAGCCGCCTGCAGAAGAAACCGCGGCGGCCTCAGTTGGAGTCAATGCAGTTGAGACGGAAGAAACGGCAGCCTGGCCGGCAGTTGACAGCGGCACCTCCCTGGCCGGGTTAATCGGCTCGGTCATGACTTTAGCCCTGGCCTATATCATCGGAAAAGGCCTCCAGCGTTTCGCAAGGTAA
- the cbiQ gene encoding cobalt ECF transporter T component CbiQ: MLKIEANWLDLRYLDAISTQDTLIHRLNPCVKLITTLVFIIAVTSSSKYEITGLLPFFLFPAVLVALGNLPLSLILKRLLIIAPFIVFIGIFNPLIDHTPVINIGSLVISGGWISFVSLTIRLCLTVTTALILVATTGIDALCLALLKIGVPKIIVTQLLFMYRYIHVLVEEFVRCITAYSLRSFHGEGVQFRAWGSLLGQLLLRSIDRANRIYQAMLCRGFDGEVRLLRTRTLTGADIIYLIFWVTFFMVGRWFNLPQLLGNLLMGVYK, encoded by the coding sequence ATGCTAAAAATTGAAGCAAACTGGCTCGATTTACGCTATCTTGATGCGATCTCCACCCAGGACACCTTGATTCACCGCCTCAACCCCTGCGTAAAGCTCATTACCACTCTTGTTTTTATCATTGCAGTTACTTCTTCTTCCAAATATGAGATTACCGGACTTTTACCTTTCTTTTTATTCCCTGCAGTTTTAGTTGCCCTCGGCAACCTGCCCTTATCATTAATTCTGAAACGATTGTTAATCATTGCACCTTTTATCGTGTTCATCGGCATTTTTAATCCGCTTATCGATCATACACCGGTTATAAACATCGGCTCACTGGTCATTAGCGGCGGTTGGATTTCCTTTGTCTCGCTTACAATCAGATTGTGCTTGACAGTCACTACGGCTTTAATCTTAGTAGCAACAACAGGCATTGATGCTCTTTGTTTGGCATTGCTGAAAATAGGCGTTCCTAAGATCATTGTGACCCAGCTGTTATTCATGTATCGTTATATACATGTCCTGGTGGAAGAATTTGTTCGCTGTATCACAGCCTACAGTCTGCGGTCTTTTCATGGCGAGGGAGTTCAGTTCCGGGCCTGGGGTTCCCTCTTAGGCCAGCTCCTGCTTCGTTCTATTGACCGTGCTAACCGTATTTATCAGGCAATGCTCTGCCGGGGCTTTGACGGCGAGGTCCGGCTGCTTCGCACCAGGACCCTGACAGGAGCAGACATAATATATCTCATCTTTTGGGTCACTTTTTTCATGGTTGGCCGCTGGTTTAATCTGCCGCAATTATTAGGCAATCTACTCATGGGGGTATATAAATGA
- the rfbC gene encoding dTDP-4-dehydrorhamnose 3,5-epimerase — translation MKCYATVLPEVRVIEPDIFEDNRGFFMETWNASRYAELGIAATFVQDNLSLSSQGILRGLHFQQPNPQGKLVQVLQGEVFDVAVDIRNGSPTFGQWVGITLTADNRKQLFIPEGFAHGFCVVSQTALLSYKCTDFYYPQHEGGICWNDSELAITWPVAEPALSVKDKQYPELKAIPLARLPILRIDG, via the coding sequence ATGAAATGCTATGCAACGGTATTGCCGGAGGTAAGGGTCATTGAGCCTGATATTTTTGAAGATAACCGGGGTTTCTTTATGGAGACCTGGAATGCCTCCCGCTATGCGGAACTAGGTATTGCCGCAACGTTTGTGCAGGATAATTTATCCTTATCGTCACAAGGCATTCTGCGCGGGCTCCATTTTCAACAGCCGAATCCCCAGGGAAAACTAGTGCAGGTTTTGCAGGGAGAAGTGTTTGACGTGGCCGTAGATATCAGAAATGGCTCACCGACGTTCGGCCAATGGGTCGGTATCACCTTAACTGCAGACAATAGAAAGCAATTGTTTATTCCTGAAGGCTTTGCCCACGGTTTTTGCGTAGTGAGCCAGACGGCATTATTGAGTTATAAATGCACGGACTTCTATTACCCTCAACATGAGGGCGGTATTTGCTGGAATGATTCAGAGTTGGCTATAACCTGGCCAGTGGCTGAACCGGCTTTATCGGTCAAAGATAAGCAGTACCCTGAACTAAAAGCCATACCTTTGGCGCGTTTGCCAATACTGAGGATAGACGGATGA
- the rfbA gene encoding glucose-1-phosphate thymidylyltransferase RfbA, which yields MIKKGIILAGGTGTRLYPLTQVVSKQLMPVYDKPMIYYPLSTLMLSGIKEILVISTPLDLPLYQQLLKDGTQWGINISYAVQPYPGGIAQAFIVGQSFIGSDGCALVLGDNIYYGDGLGGKLQNAASKNIGATVFGYRVSNPEQYGVVEFNKAGEAIGIEEKPVKPKSNYAITGLYFYDEQVVDMALSLKPSARGELEITDINKLYLTKGQLKVERLGRGFAWLDTGTHNMLLQAANFIETIEQRQGLKIACPEEIAYRRGYISAEQILNIAKMYNNNGYGRYLLNVAQGDALS from the coding sequence ATGATTAAAAAAGGCATTATCCTGGCAGGCGGTACAGGTACCCGGCTGTATCCCCTGACTCAAGTAGTAAGCAAGCAGCTTATGCCGGTATATGATAAGCCGATGATATACTATCCACTGTCCACACTAATGCTGTCAGGTATAAAAGAAATACTGGTTATATCGACACCGCTGGACCTGCCCTTGTACCAGCAACTACTGAAAGACGGTACACAATGGGGCATAAATATCAGTTATGCAGTCCAGCCGTATCCCGGGGGTATTGCTCAGGCTTTTATTGTCGGGCAGAGTTTTATTGGCAGTGACGGCTGTGCCTTAGTGCTTGGGGATAACATCTATTATGGCGATGGCCTGGGGGGCAAACTCCAAAATGCCGCCAGCAAAAATATCGGGGCTACTGTTTTTGGCTACCGGGTTAGTAATCCCGAACAATATGGCGTAGTTGAATTTAACAAGGCGGGCGAAGCGATTGGCATTGAAGAAAAACCTGTAAAACCTAAATCAAATTATGCGATAACCGGTTTGTACTTTTATGACGAGCAGGTAGTCGATATGGCCCTGAGCCTTAAACCCAGTGCCAGGGGCGAACTGGAGATTACCGACATCAACAAGCTGTATCTCACTAAAGGGCAACTTAAGGTAGAACGCCTGGGGCGGGGGTTTGCCTGGCTTGATACTGGGACTCATAATATGCTGCTGCAAGCAGCCAATTTTATTGAAACAATTGAGCAAAGGCAAGGATTAAAAATTGCCTGCCCGGAAGAGATTGCCTATCGTAGGGGTTATATTTCAGCCGAGCAAATCCTTAACATCGCCAAAATGTATAACAATAACGGCTATGGGCGGTACTTACTGAATGTAGCGCAGGGGGACGCGCTATCATGA
- a CDS encoding STAS domain-containing protein yields MFQEFSVVDNEVQVTLTGSIYVEEATAIRAKLIEYIDQGFRRFVITMQNVDYIDSSGLGVLVAVQKRAVQNGGGVAIKGIQGIVKELFELTRLNKVFEIL; encoded by the coding sequence ATGTTTCAGGAATTCTCAGTGGTGGACAACGAAGTACAGGTCACGCTTACCGGCAGTATTTATGTGGAAGAGGCCACGGCTATCAGAGCAAAGTTAATTGAATATATTGACCAGGGGTTTAGGCGCTTTGTTATCACCATGCAGAATGTTGACTATATCGACAGTTCAGGTTTAGGTGTGCTGGTTGCTGTACAGAAGCGGGCTGTGCAAAACGGTGGTGGCGTGGCCATTAAAGGCATTCAAGGCATTGTTAAGGAATTATTTGAACTGACCCGTCTGAATAAGGTGTTTGAGATTCTTTAA
- a CDS encoding DapH/DapD/GlmU-related protein, whose protein sequence is MDFKNVANISKAGCLYLQARIWLYSLLSTGAVSGEPYIIHPCIFTGAGRVACGQNVKLGVWPSPHYWSGNSHFDTRSENALIEIGNNVTINNNFTAICLDKIIIGDDTLIGINVSIMDFDAHGVQPHARRGNKGKFGQISIGRNCWIGSNASILKGVSIGDNSVIGLGSVVVDNIPANVVAAGNPCKVVREISID, encoded by the coding sequence ATGGACTTTAAAAACGTTGCCAATATTAGCAAAGCCGGATGTTTATACCTGCAGGCCAGAATCTGGTTATACAGCCTGCTGAGCACCGGCGCCGTCAGCGGGGAACCCTATATTATTCATCCCTGCATTTTTACCGGGGCGGGTAGAGTGGCCTGCGGGCAGAATGTAAAGCTGGGTGTGTGGCCGTCACCCCACTACTGGAGTGGAAATTCCCATTTTGATACAAGAAGCGAGAATGCGCTTATTGAAATCGGCAATAATGTTACGATTAATAATAATTTTACAGCTATTTGTCTTGATAAAATCATAATCGGCGACGATACGCTTATCGGCATTAATGTTTCTATTATGGACTTTGATGCCCATGGTGTTCAACCGCACGCCCGCAGAGGCAATAAAGGGAAATTTGGACAAATCAGTATTGGCAGGAATTGTTGGATTGGGTCCAATGCTTCGATCTTAAAAGGTGTGTCTATTGGCGATAATTCAGTGATCGGATTAGGAAGTGTCGTAGTGGATAATATTCCGGCTAACGTTGTCGCTGCCGGGAATCCCTGCAAGGTTGTCAGGGAAATAAGCATTGATTAG
- the rfbD gene encoding dTDP-4-dehydrorhamnose reductase, translating to MKMLITGGTGQLGRAFSELTNIADVQLFSFSSRELNVTDTQQIRTIFNQIRPDAVIHAGAFTAVDAAESQADAAFKVNVTGTRNIAAACLHYSSKLIYISTDYVFDGKSSHPYTEFDQPNPLNIYGRSKLEGEKIAARICPRLYIVRTSWLYGLGHNFIHTILKLAKEREFLTIVNDQIGSPTNSLDLAQGIMTLVHTWDYGTYHMSNKGQCTWHEFAREIVRLTGQSVDIRPISTAELALPAARPAYSVLRNYMLELAGGDYFRSWQEGLQDYIKK from the coding sequence ATGAAAATGTTAATTACCGGTGGAACAGGCCAATTAGGGCGGGCTTTTAGTGAGCTGACAAATATCGCCGATGTACAGCTTTTCTCTTTTAGCTCCAGGGAATTAAATGTTACAGATACCCAGCAGATTCGCACTATCTTTAATCAAATTCGCCCGGATGCTGTGATTCATGCCGGTGCATTCACCGCTGTTGACGCGGCCGAGTCTCAGGCTGACGCCGCATTTAAGGTTAATGTGACTGGTACGCGGAACATAGCCGCAGCTTGTCTGCATTATAGCAGCAAATTGATATATATTAGTACTGATTACGTATTTGATGGAAAAAGCAGCCACCCTTATACCGAGTTTGACCAGCCGAATCCTCTAAATATTTACGGCCGGAGCAAGCTGGAAGGGGAAAAAATTGCTGCCAGGATTTGCCCCCGGCTTTATATTGTCAGGACTTCCTGGCTTTATGGGCTGGGCCATAATTTTATCCATACTATTTTAAAACTTGCTAAGGAACGTGAGTTTCTTACCATTGTTAATGATCAAATCGGATCACCGACCAATTCTCTGGACCTGGCCCAGGGCATTATGACCCTGGTGCATACTTGGGACTATGGTACGTATCATATGTCCAACAAAGGACAATGCACCTGGCATGAATTCGCCAGGGAGATTGTGAGGCTTACCGGCCAGAGCGTAGACATAAGGCCTATCAGTACGGCGGAGTTGGCTTTGCCGGCAGCCAGGCCCGCTTATTCCGTATTGCGCAACTATATGCTGGAGCTGGCCGGGGGCGATTATTTCCGTTCCTGGCAAGAGGGACTCCAGGATTATATAAAAAAATAA
- a CDS encoding DegT/DnrJ/EryC1/StrS family aminotransferase yields MHIPFLDLKATYRELQSECDVAYHRVMESGWYIMGDELRHFEDEFARYCGVKHCIGVGNGLEALHLVLRAWGIGTGDEVIVPANTYIATWLAVTYAGARPVPVEPEPETYNLDSGKIAAAINQNTKAIIAVHLYGQPADMDAINSIARQYHLKVLEDAAQAQGAVYKGRHTGNLGDAAGFSFYPGKNLGAFGDAGAVTTNDDVVAAKIRSLRNYGSKIKYSNEVQGFNSRLDELQAAFLRVKLKHLDEWNRRRRSLAEIYLQKLNGENLSVPYVPEWAEPVWHQFVIRSRSRDELQRYLKDKEIETLIHYPIPPHLSGAYHDLGFKAGNFPLTELLANEVLSLPIGPHQKINMASTVIQTVNNYGKVNEPLPGTYTGTLYPDGKNI; encoded by the coding sequence ATGCATATTCCATTTTTAGATTTAAAGGCTACTTACCGGGAACTCCAGTCAGAATGTGATGTGGCTTACCACCGTGTCATGGAGTCTGGCTGGTATATAATGGGTGATGAACTCAGGCATTTTGAAGACGAATTTGCGCGTTACTGTGGTGTAAAACATTGTATTGGTGTAGGCAACGGCCTGGAAGCACTGCACCTGGTACTGCGGGCCTGGGGGATTGGAACCGGTGATGAGGTTATTGTTCCGGCCAATACTTATATTGCTACCTGGCTGGCAGTTACTTATGCCGGGGCCCGGCCGGTACCTGTAGAACCGGAACCGGAGACGTACAACCTGGATTCAGGTAAAATAGCTGCAGCCATCAATCAGAATACAAAGGCGATCATTGCTGTGCATCTTTATGGCCAGCCGGCAGATATGGATGCCATCAATAGTATAGCAAGACAGTATCACCTAAAGGTACTGGAGGATGCTGCTCAGGCTCAGGGGGCGGTTTATAAAGGCCGGCATACCGGCAACCTGGGGGACGCGGCCGGATTTAGCTTCTACCCGGGTAAAAATCTCGGTGCCTTCGGTGATGCCGGGGCTGTAACAACAAATGACGATGTGGTGGCGGCAAAAATACGGTCATTAAGAAATTATGGCTCAAAGATTAAATATAGTAACGAGGTTCAGGGGTTTAACTCACGTTTGGATGAGCTGCAGGCCGCATTCTTACGGGTAAAGTTAAAGCATTTGGATGAATGGAACCGCCGCAGACGGAGTCTGGCGGAGATATACCTGCAGAAACTAAACGGCGAAAATCTGTCAGTGCCGTATGTTCCCGAATGGGCAGAACCTGTCTGGCATCAGTTTGTTATCAGAAGCAGGAGTAGAGATGAGCTGCAGCGGTACCTAAAGGACAAAGAGATTGAAACATTAATCCACTACCCGATACCGCCACATTTGTCAGGGGCTTACCATGACCTGGGCTTTAAAGCAGGCAATTTTCCGTTAACTGAACTATTGGCTAACGAGGTATTAAGTCTGCCTATCGGCCCTCACCAAAAGATTAATATGGCTAGTACCGTAATTCAAACCGTCAATAATTATGGTAAAGTTAACGAGCCATTGCCTGGTACATATACCGGAACACTTTATCCCGATGGTAAAAATATATAA
- a CDS encoding acyltransferase gives MPFFKHKQAIVDSENIGDGTRIWEFVHVLPKAVIGRNCNICAYVFIENDVFIGDNVTVKCGVYIWDGVRIKDNVFLGPNVTFTNDIRPRTKQYPLHFEKTLLEEGSTIGANVTIVAGNTIGRYAMVGAGSVVTKHIPNNTLWYGNPAIFKAYICNCGQKLDAALTCSRCNKAYLLNGNNFIEENTEGQE, from the coding sequence ATGCCTTTCTTTAAACACAAACAGGCGATAGTAGATTCTGAAAATATTGGTGATGGTACAAGGATATGGGAATTCGTCCATGTATTGCCTAAAGCAGTCATTGGCAGAAACTGCAATATCTGTGCTTATGTATTTATTGAGAATGATGTATTTATTGGCGATAATGTTACTGTAAAATGCGGTGTGTATATCTGGGATGGAGTCAGGATCAAAGACAATGTCTTCTTAGGACCCAATGTGACATTTACCAATGATATACGGCCTCGTACCAAGCAATACCCGCTGCACTTTGAAAAAACACTTCTCGAAGAAGGGTCAACAATTGGTGCTAATGTTACGATTGTTGCCGGCAATACCATTGGCAGATATGCGATGGTTGGTGCCGGATCAGTTGTTACTAAACATATACCCAACAACACCTTGTGGTATGGCAACCCGGCAATATTCAAGGCCTATATATGTAACTGCGGTCAGAAATTAGATGCTGCACTGACATGCAGCAGATGCAATAAGGCGTATCTGTTAAATGGCAATAATTTTATTGAAGAAAATACAGAGGGGCAGGAGTGA
- a CDS encoding sugar 3,4-ketoisomerase — translation MGVEKIRLIELPKIHDPRGNLSVIETGRHIPFEFKRIFYLYDVPGGATRAGHANMKLEQVIVAMSGSFDVSVDDGFRKAKIHLNRSYQGLYIPGMIWRELDNFSSASVCMVLASDFYDETDYFRDYDGFVKAVQDPTSAS, via the coding sequence ATGGGTGTGGAGAAGATCAGGCTGATCGAATTACCTAAAATCCATGATCCGCGGGGAAATCTCAGTGTCATTGAAACCGGACGTCATATTCCCTTTGAGTTTAAAAGAATATTTTATTTGTATGATGTTCCCGGCGGGGCAACCCGCGCCGGCCATGCAAATATGAAGCTGGAGCAGGTAATTGTTGCTATGTCGGGGAGTTTTGACGTTAGTGTTGATGATGGTTTCCGGAAAGCGAAAATACATCTAAACCGCAGCTATCAGGGCCTGTATATCCCCGGGATGATATGGCGGGAACTGGATAATTTTTCATCAGCGTCTGTCTGCATGGTACTGGCTTCTGATTTTTATGATGAAACGGATTATTTTCGCGATTATGATGGGTTTGTTAAAGCCGTTCAGGACCCAACTTCCGCCAGCTAA